The DNA window GCTTTTTCACAGAGTAATAAATAATTTCATGATACAGGGAGGAGACCCGGATTCTCGCAATGCAGAACCCGAAATTAAACTTGGAGACGGAAGTCCTGATTATACAATTCCTGCTGAATTTGTACCATCGATAATTCACAAAAAAGGAGTAATTGCAGCAGCAAGAGAAGGAGATGCCCTTAATCCCGAAAAAAGATCTTCCGGTTCACAATTTTATATAGTTCAGGGAAAAATATTTACAAATGAAGAACTTGATAAATTAGAAGAAAAAATAAATTCAAACAAACAGAAAGAAATAGTATATAACTATATAAATAAAAAAGAAAATATTAAAATAAAAACAAAACTGGATTCACTTAAAAATTTAAATAATGAAATAGAAATCCTTAAAACCCTTATGGATGTTGAGGAATTGACGAGAGAAGAATATGAAAATACTGAAATTTTTAAACTAACCGACCAGCAACGACAAACTTACACAACAATTGGAGGAACACCACATTTAGACGGGTCTTACACTATTTTTGGTGAGGTTATTGAAGGCTTAGAGGTTATTGATAAAATTGCTGCAGTTGAAACAGATAAC is part of the Bacteroidales bacterium genome and encodes:
- a CDS encoding peptidylprolyl isomerase translates to MKKIILIALILFSVNFLFCKETEKTILIETNFGNIKIKLYNETPLHCDNFIKLVNEEYFEDLLFHRVINNFMIQGGDPDSRNAEPEIKLGDGSPDYTIPAEFVPSIIHKKGVIAAAREGDALNPEKRSSGSQFYIVQGKIFTNEELDKLEEKINSNKQKEIVYNYINKKENIKIKTKLDSLKNLNNEIEILKTLMDVEELTREEYENTEIFKLTDQQRQTYTTIGGTPHLDGSYTIFGEVIEGLEVIDKIAAVETDNKNRPINDVKMKISIVK